A DNA window from Clostridia bacterium contains the following coding sequences:
- a CDS encoding HNH endonuclease: MKMYVGLTDYDWYKTLSQSKCEEVNFWRPGGNTNFRALEEGDLFLFKLHSPRDFIVGGGLFLKFSIIPSSLAWEAFGIANGARSLLELHERIYKYRKTNHFTDPDPQIGCIILSLPFYLDEKDWIPVPENWSKNIVQGKIYDTSEQYGLKLYHQLQGRIYKAQNSPPSIQDDSLNDRYGPERIVRPRIGQGAFKVLIADAYHRRCAITGEKTLPVLEASHIKPYSVDGPNDIRNGLLLRRDFHTLLDRGYITVDKSLTVEVSRRIKEDFGNGREYYAHHGKKLTIIPNKQDQLPDPKYLQWHNDNVFLG; encoded by the coding sequence ATGAAAATGTATGTAGGCCTTACTGACTATGATTGGTACAAGACATTAAGTCAGTCCAAATGCGAAGAGGTAAACTTTTGGAGACCAGGAGGCAATACCAACTTTAGGGCCCTTGAAGAGGGAGATTTGTTTCTGTTTAAGCTGCACAGTCCTAGAGACTTCATTGTTGGTGGAGGGCTTTTCCTAAAATTTTCGATTATTCCCTCGTCATTGGCCTGGGAAGCATTTGGTATTGCAAATGGTGCTAGGAGCTTATTAGAACTTCATGAGCGAATATATAAGTACAGGAAAACTAATCATTTTACAGATCCTGATCCGCAGATAGGCTGCATTATTCTATCTTTGCCTTTTTACTTAGATGAAAAAGATTGGATACCTGTTCCAGAGAATTGGAGTAAGAACATAGTACAAGGCAAGATTTATGATACAAGTGAGCAATATGGACTCAAATTATATCATCAGCTTCAGGGGAGGATATATAAAGCACAAAACAGCCCTCCATCTATACAGGACGATTCTTTGAACGATCGCTATGGACCAGAAAGGATTGTAAGGCCTAGGATAGGACAGGGAGCATTTAAGGTTTTAATTGCAGATGCCTACCATAGAAGGTGTGCAATTACTGGCGAAAAGACTCTTCCAGTCTTGGAGGCTTCCCATATTAAACCATATAGCGTAGATGGGCCAAATGATATAAGAAACGGTCTTTTACTAAGAAGGGATTTCCACACCCTTCTTGATAGGGGTTATATTACTGTGGATAAGTCTTTGACAGTGGAGGTCAGCCGTCGCATCAAGGAGGACTTTGGTAATGGAAGAGAGTACTATGCACACCATGGAAAAAAGCTAACTATTATACCTAATAAGCAAGATCAGCTACCAGATCCAAAGTATTTACAATGGCATAATGATAATGTGTTCTTAGGATAA
- a CDS encoding NERD domain-containing protein/DEAD/DEAH box helicase, with product MAIMIPNIDPEGIDNCSERSFYRAAKQLPLGYTVLYSYKFKDKQRTEDFDVICEADFVIVHPAIGFIVVEVKSGEIDYRNGIWSEYKGGSYCELHRNPVEQARNAAFAILNAYTRKADEKFPLPFKYAIAFPECSRLQGDFPSDLNPNSVFLSSDMIELENKILDLFKIKEPTGQRDSRNTNAITILLDKVLAPSFKAFAHLDDQIEIFHKRSKRILNEEQQRILDETELNNKMIFLGAAGSGKTFVAMEKSKRLAQEGKRVLLTCYNRKLAEIEFVQLSEILTTSNFHNLLEYLLEEKGYVLDKSDQSKYFDETLAETGFDYFTNAPNDEKFDAIIVDEGQDFKSSWITCLESMLTPDGHFYIFADPNQNLFESDLDLLKLPVSKQKLTRNLRNTEHINDWINDLVPEARLTSIIKGGLPVRTFAWDTPEMEKKLIEDEAGRLVSQGISPKRIMILSPNRYENSSLCNTDKIKEWALAKPGEDKPNAIKFETIRSFKGLEADLVFLIGIKPNSRACTDADIYVGASRARFLLYIFHDRAWMFEH from the coding sequence ATGGCGATAATGATACCAAACATAGACCCTGAAGGCATTGACAACTGTAGTGAGCGCAGTTTTTATAGGGCTGCAAAGCAATTACCCCTAGGCTATACGGTGCTCTATTCCTACAAATTTAAAGATAAACAGCGCACCGAAGATTTTGATGTCATTTGTGAGGCTGACTTTGTTATTGTACATCCAGCTATTGGATTTATTGTTGTTGAAGTTAAGTCAGGTGAAATAGACTATCGTAATGGTATCTGGTCAGAATACAAGGGAGGCAGTTACTGTGAATTGCACAGGAATCCAGTGGAGCAAGCACGGAATGCTGCTTTTGCAATTTTAAATGCCTATACAAGAAAAGCAGACGAAAAATTCCCACTTCCATTTAAGTATGCAATAGCATTTCCAGAATGTTCGAGGTTACAGGGTGATTTTCCTTCTGACTTAAACCCTAACAGTGTTTTCCTATCTAGTGATATGATTGAACTAGAAAACAAAATACTAGACTTGTTTAAAATTAAGGAGCCAACAGGGCAGAGAGACTCAAGGAACACAAATGCTATTACCATTCTTTTAGATAAAGTACTAGCGCCGTCGTTCAAGGCCTTTGCACACCTGGATGACCAAATAGAAATATTTCACAAGAGATCAAAGCGAATACTCAATGAAGAGCAACAAAGGATATTAGACGAAACAGAGCTTAATAACAAGATGATATTTCTAGGCGCTGCTGGAAGTGGGAAGACCTTTGTAGCCATGGAAAAATCAAAGAGACTAGCACAAGAGGGTAAACGGGTATTACTTACTTGCTATAATCGTAAACTTGCAGAAATAGAATTTGTACAGCTTTCAGAGATACTAACCACATCTAACTTTCATAATTTGCTGGAATACCTTTTAGAGGAAAAGGGATACGTATTAGATAAATCAGATCAAAGTAAATACTTTGATGAAACGCTAGCTGAAACGGGCTTTGACTACTTTACAAACGCACCTAATGATGAAAAGTTTGATGCAATTATAGTTGATGAAGGGCAGGATTTTAAGTCATCCTGGATTACCTGCCTTGAGAGTATGTTGACTCCGGATGGGCATTTTTATATTTTTGCAGACCCAAATCAAAATTTGTTTGAGTCTGACCTCGACCTACTAAAGCTACCTGTCTCAAAGCAAAAGTTAACCCGAAACCTTCGCAATACAGAACATATAAATGATTGGATAAATGATCTGGTTCCTGAAGCAAGACTGACTAGTATCATAAAGGGTGGTTTACCAGTGAGAACTTTTGCCTGGGATACACCGGAGATGGAGAAGAAGCTCATAGAGGATGAGGCTGGGAGACTTGTAAGTCAGGGAATATCACCAAAACGTATAATGATATTATCTCCCAACAGATACGAGAATAGCAGTCTGTGTAATACAGATAAAATCAAGGAGTGGGCTCTGGCCAAACCAGGGGAGGACAAGCCCAACGCTATCAAATTTGAGACCATAAGGTCCTTTAAGGGTCTTGAGGCAGATCTGGTTTTCTTAATCGGTATAAAACCGAATAGTCGTGCATGTACAGATGCAGATATTTATGTGGGGGCTAGCAGGGCGAGATTTTTACTTTATATATTTCATGATAGGGCATGGATGTTTGAACATTGA